A region from the Paludicola sp. MB14-C6 genome encodes:
- a CDS encoding AAC(3) family N-acetyltransferase has translation MNHKEKLLEDLKALGIQAGDTVLVHTSIKGLNVPDIKANDIIEALLAAVGEQGTLLVPALSYASVTPNCPVYDYKQTPTCIGTLPEVFRTQYASHRSIHPTHSVCAVGRMAHALTSAHKLDNTPVGERSPFRLLTKVNGKILMLGCGLKPNTFMHGVEEMAFASYCLRKQPVNYTVTDSTGTYHKDYYPHNFDRFVQRYDRLKNILSEAELKKGQVLNGEAYLIEAVAAIDKGVKAIMANDLYFVDSI, from the coding sequence TTGAATCACAAAGAAAAATTATTAGAAGATTTGAAAGCACTAGGTATTCAAGCAGGAGATACTGTTTTGGTACATACTTCTATCAAAGGACTCAACGTACCCGACATAAAAGCGAATGACATAATTGAAGCATTGTTAGCGGCAGTAGGCGAACAAGGAACACTGTTAGTTCCTGCACTATCTTATGCAAGCGTAACACCAAATTGTCCGGTTTACGATTATAAGCAAACACCAACTTGCATTGGCACTCTCCCTGAAGTATTTCGTACACAATATGCTTCACATCGAAGCATACATCCAACCCATTCTGTATGTGCGGTAGGCAGAATGGCTCATGCATTAACTTCAGCGCATAAGTTGGATAATACACCCGTTGGAGAGCGTTCACCATTTCGTTTGTTAACAAAAGTCAACGGAAAAATTCTGATGCTTGGATGTGGGCTGAAACCAAACACATTTATGCATGGAGTAGAAGAAATGGCATTTGCAAGCTATTGCTTAAGAAAGCAGCCGGTAAATTATACAGTAACCGATTCCACCGGAACATATCATAAAGATTATTATCCACATAATTTTGATAGATTTGTGCAACGCTATGACCGATTGAAAAATATATTATCCGAAGCGGAGTTGAAAAAAGGTCAAGTTTTAAATGGAGAAGCTTATTTAATAGAGGCTGTTGCTGCGATTGATAAAGGCGTAAAAGCAATTATGGCAAACGATTTGTATTTTGTAGATAGCATTTAA
- a CDS encoding sulfatase-like hydrolase/transferase — MKKPNILFILTDDQRADTIHALGNKQIKTPNLDKLVENGTAFTHAHIPGGTSGAVCMPSRAMINSGKTLYHLYGCGEQIPTKDTTMGQCFKENGYETIGIGKWHSGTESYGRSFCDGDNIFFGGMWDHWNVPVCNYHKDGIYEKTANFTPNFFHANHPMPMICDKISVGQHSTDLFTKSAIEFIEKDREKPFFLYLSYLAPHDPRTMPEEFQNMYNPDEIELPENFAPGHPFYYGVGLMTGESRDEDLASYPRTEKEVKQHIADYYAMISHIDYNVGKLIEALEKKGELDNTIIVFTGDNGLAVGQHGLMGKQSVYDHSVRVPLIISGAGIEKGLRCDNYVYLLDIYPSLCELVGLEIPNSVEGRSFEPMLKGSTEKTREDLYFSYTSLIRSVKNERYKLLEYRLERSQSQLFDLQNDPNEMNNLYHDPNYADVVKALKKRLLEYKAEWEDTANHPFSKKYWDEVTL; from the coding sequence ATGAAAAAGCCAAACATCTTATTTATTTTAACAGATGACCAAAGAGCAGATACGATTCATGCGTTGGGAAACAAACAAATTAAAACGCCAAACCTGGACAAGCTAGTAGAAAACGGAACCGCATTTACCCATGCCCATATTCCGGGAGGAACTTCGGGTGCAGTTTGTATGCCAAGCAGAGCTATGATTAACTCCGGTAAAACGTTATATCATTTATATGGTTGTGGTGAACAAATTCCAACTAAAGATACAACAATGGGACAATGTTTTAAAGAAAACGGCTATGAAACAATCGGAATAGGAAAGTGGCATAGCGGTACAGAATCATATGGCAGAAGCTTTTGTGATGGCGATAATATTTTCTTTGGAGGTATGTGGGATCATTGGAATGTTCCGGTTTGTAATTATCATAAAGACGGTATTTACGAAAAAACTGCAAACTTTACTCCAAATTTCTTTCATGCTAATCACCCAATGCCAATGATTTGTGACAAAATAAGTGTAGGACAACATTCTACTGATTTATTTACAAAGAGTGCTATTGAGTTTATTGAAAAAGATCGTGAAAAACCATTTTTCTTATATTTATCATACTTAGCACCACATGACCCTCGCACTATGCCAGAAGAGTTTCAAAATATGTATAACCCTGATGAAATTGAATTACCTGAAAACTTTGCTCCAGGTCATCCATTTTACTACGGTGTTGGTTTAATGACTGGAGAAAGTCGTGATGAGGATTTGGCTTCTTACCCAAGAACGGAAAAAGAAGTAAAGCAACATATTGCAGATTACTATGCTATGATTTCTCATATTGACTATAACGTAGGTAAATTGATAGAAGCTTTGGAAAAGAAAGGCGAACTCGATAATACGATTATTGTATTTACAGGTGATAACGGATTAGCAGTAGGTCAACATGGTTTAATGGGTAAACAAAGCGTATATGACCACAGCGTACGAGTTCCATTGATAATCAGTGGAGCAGGGATTGAAAAAGGATTACGTTGTGATAACTACGTATATCTTTTAGATATCTATCCATCATTATGCGAATTAGTGGGCTTAGAAATTCCTAATTCAGTGGAAGGACGAAGTTTTGAACCTATGCTAAAAGGCAGTACCGAAAAAACAAGAGAGGATTTATATTTTTCATATACTTCTTTAATTCGGTCTGTGAAAAATGAACGTTATAAATTGTTAGAATACCGTTTAGAGCGAAGTCAAAGTCAGCTATTTGATCTTCAAAATGACCCGAATGAGATGAATAATTTATATCATGATCCCAACTATGCTGATGTAGTAAAAGCTTTAAAGAAACGTTTGTTGGAATATAAGGCTGAGTGGGAAGATACCGCAAATCATCCGTTTTCAAAGAAATATTGGGATGAAGTAACATTATAA
- a CDS encoding YlmC/YmxH family sporulation protein yields MTSRFAEFKNKEIIDVSDGAKIGYVDDIVFDTKTADVVSLVIYGRYRFFGLFGRHEDILIDWSDIEIIGEDTILVKEQNLVRDKKPQRVSYFDKLFG; encoded by the coding sequence ATGACATCTAGATTTGCAGAGTTTAAGAACAAAGAAATTATAGATGTATCAGATGGAGCGAAAATCGGTTATGTGGATGATATCGTATTCGATACAAAAACTGCAGATGTCGTATCACTTGTTATCTATGGGCGATATCGGTTTTTCGGATTGTTTGGCCGACATGAGGATATTTTAATTGACTGGAGCGACATAGAAATTATTGGTGAAGATACAATTTTAGTAAAAGAACAAAATTTAGTTCGGGATAAAAAACCGCAAAGAGTGAGCTATTTTGATAAATTATTTGGATAA
- a CDS encoding glycoside hydrolase family 10 protein, with the protein MKKYIKITAVLAALFTMMSFSSCAQPQESTASLNSSSDISTNVSEYPSSSSELSSHESSSDLSSIISKIESSKPSSKPPSSKPASSKPNSSKPAPSKPVSSNPKQENNITHAQMKAVWIAFLEFDSFKGSSADAFRSRIQLYYNTAVSKGLNTVIVQVRPHGDSMYPSQYYPWSKHASGTVGAKVDYDPLAIMVEEAHNRSLEIHAWINPYRTMNDAEFALVDNSFPTKAWYSSEKRDQYMIKSNDGRWWLKPGNKEVQQLIINGSNEMVKNYKIDGVHIDDYFYNDSPSAYGDTAAQAKANTTAMVKGLYDGMKSINPKARFGVSPAGAFRAANKLPSSDMGNLSTDLAKWCSQPGYIDYVMPQIYWDYNHSVQPYTMTLNKWENFVTCDSVALYIGLAPYRLSNDVINQQIKDAMASNRASGYCLFRYDHILGL; encoded by the coding sequence ATGAAAAAGTATATTAAAATAACAGCAGTTCTAGCAGCTTTATTCACTATGATGAGCTTTTCATCCTGCGCACAACCACAAGAAAGCACAGCCTCACTCAATAGCTCTTCGGATATTTCAACAAATGTTTCGGAATATCCAAGCTCGTCAAGCGAGCTTTCCAGCCATGAAAGCTCAAGCGATTTATCATCAATTATTTCAAAAATTGAAAGCAGCAAGCCTAGCTCAAAGCCGCCTTCCAGTAAGCCGGCTTCAAGCAAGCCTAATAGTTCAAAGCCAGCTCCTAGCAAGCCGGTAAGTTCGAATCCAAAACAAGAAAACAATATTACTCACGCTCAAATGAAAGCGGTTTGGATTGCTTTTTTAGAGTTTGATAGCTTTAAAGGCTCTAGTGCAGATGCTTTTCGTTCAAGAATTCAATTATATTATAATACAGCAGTATCAAAAGGTTTAAATACAGTTATCGTACAAGTCCGTCCACATGGCGATTCTATGTATCCATCTCAATATTATCCATGGTCTAAACATGCAAGTGGAACAGTAGGCGCTAAAGTTGATTATGATCCGTTAGCAATTATGGTAGAAGAAGCACATAATCGAAGTTTAGAAATTCATGCTTGGATTAACCCTTATCGAACCATGAATGATGCTGAATTTGCTTTGGTAGATAACAGCTTTCCAACAAAGGCATGGTATTCCAGCGAAAAAAGAGATCAATACATGATTAAAAGCAATGATGGCCGATGGTGGTTAAAACCGGGCAATAAAGAAGTACAACAGCTTATTATAAACGGCTCTAATGAAATGGTAAAGAATTATAAGATTGATGGCGTACATATTGATGACTATTTCTATAACGATAGTCCGTCTGCTTATGGTGATACAGCCGCTCAAGCGAAAGCAAATACTACTGCTATGGTAAAAGGGTTATACGATGGCATGAAGTCAATTAACCCTAAAGCAAGATTTGGTGTGAGCCCTGCTGGAGCGTTCCGTGCTGCAAATAAACTTCCAAGTTCAGATATGGGTAATTTATCTACCGATTTAGCAAAATGGTGTTCTCAACCTGGATATATTGATTACGTTATGCCACAAATTTATTGGGACTATAATCATTCTGTTCAGCCATATACCATGACATTAAATAAATGGGAAAATTTTGTGACTTGCGATAGTGTTGCATTATATATTGGATTAGCACCTTATCGTTTGTCAAACGATGTAATTAACCAACAAATAAAAGATGCTATGGCTAGCAATCGAGCAAGTGGTTATTGCTTGTTCCGCTATGATCATATTCTGGGATTATAA
- a CDS encoding N-acetylmuramoyl-L-alanine amidase family protein produces MKKQKKFFRKDKNKSQKKSKEQETAKIEDSTDSNPIKKPVKKMTKNKKIAMIIGIIITAVLIILSVVLGIFLVQKENKAKQAVVMQQARIKVPEGYFKKVSVDYTFLKKMKALKLTPKTDLYADINATQAQLESEVDAILKDMKTLDFNTIIIDTKYDDKVIFKNELVESTPVDLLSILIEKAKAQNISVQAIYNVTGLKTTAGSKLDSHLPYENKEMIFDVATHLAKTYPLDSILIDSYYSKKDTNSYHEFMRYGGIGNYDQWLLDNALATIDGVSQAIKAIQNKMAVGLVVDSVWANKADNEKGLNTKAEFTALKSGFADTKAILESKCIDYINIKATTSIEDPNVSYTNVVTWWNELCKQTQNPFYVTHSGEKANQNLPGWNGYGQLAKQVSAATKLNPQYYGSAFTGYKSLMANMETSTQDLLKYYKDEYSENDLFQNLTLSLPKKTQFVTYEEAVQFRGKFDPNHDVILNGEKVKPSEKGGFSVWVNLEVGVNKIVMEHKGEKQTFTIERQVIPIKSVSPTKAMKVAGGSTIEINVMAYKGAKVTATLGGKTITLAEGGAGEDNEVDSTYRNFQGSITVGAAKNKEQNIGAISVKGTFKMYSKTLTGSTITIDKIPDDVDPDAATGKVLPHAVVTQRYANTYPYLTTPGYPQAILYQLPSGTQDIVESVNGDFVNLRSGKTVKRGAVSIQDIAFEGNNAITAMTAGVEGGDTVIRATMSWKAPFSILPNPYPTDPSQTKNYSFSSNQIILLFDYTTVIDKNAIAAVTNNITSSPLFSGASFERVFNQSRRIFQYKLTLNLSKAGSYYGCHATYEGNTLVLRFNNPASGGSLAGITIAIDPGHGGNDNGTMAGQDTVEKTVNLIMAEKVKAELQALGANVIMTRTGDSNPSLDQRVLTAHNNQVDMMISCHHNSAGSNASANGVETYFNAPFSQPLAQHVQARLGQHLYNRGFKCSVPNYNFVVTREKQFPSILIEYGYLSNPEEEQKILDPTHQDNMAKATAQGVLDYYNALR; encoded by the coding sequence ATGAAAAAACAAAAAAAGTTCTTTCGAAAAGATAAAAATAAATCTCAAAAAAAGTCGAAAGAACAAGAAACAGCTAAAATTGAGGATTCAACGGATAGCAATCCAATAAAGAAACCAGTTAAGAAAATGACAAAAAATAAGAAAATTGCAATGATTATCGGTATCATAATTACCGCTGTACTGATTATTTTAAGCGTCGTCTTGGGTATATTCTTAGTTCAAAAAGAAAATAAAGCAAAGCAAGCTGTCGTAATGCAGCAAGCTCGCATTAAAGTTCCTGAGGGCTATTTTAAAAAAGTCAGCGTTGACTATACTTTCTTAAAGAAAATGAAAGCACTTAAGCTTACGCCTAAAACAGATCTTTATGCTGATATCAACGCAACACAAGCACAATTGGAATCCGAAGTTGATGCGATATTGAAAGATATGAAAACCTTGGATTTCAATACAATTATCATTGATACGAAATATGATGATAAGGTAATATTTAAGAATGAGTTAGTGGAATCAACACCTGTTGATTTGCTTTCTATCTTGATTGAAAAAGCAAAAGCACAAAACATCAGTGTTCAGGCTATTTATAATGTAACAGGCTTAAAAACTACTGCGGGCTCAAAACTAGACAGTCACTTACCATATGAGAATAAAGAAATGATATTTGATGTTGCAACTCATCTTGCAAAGACATATCCATTGGATTCTATTTTAATCGATAGCTATTATTCCAAAAAGGATACAAACTCTTATCATGAATTTATGCGCTATGGTGGAATAGGAAATTACGATCAATGGCTATTAGATAATGCATTAGCAACAATTGATGGCGTCTCTCAAGCAATTAAAGCAATACAAAATAAAATGGCTGTTGGATTGGTCGTAGATAGTGTATGGGCGAATAAAGCCGACAACGAAAAGGGCTTAAATACGAAAGCAGAATTTACTGCTTTAAAAAGCGGCTTTGCTGATACAAAAGCAATCTTAGAAAGTAAATGTATTGATTATATCAACATAAAAGCCACAACTTCAATTGAGGATCCGAATGTATCATACACCAATGTTGTTACGTGGTGGAATGAGCTTTGTAAGCAAACACAAAATCCTTTTTATGTTACCCATAGTGGAGAAAAAGCTAATCAAAATCTTCCAGGATGGAACGGCTATGGTCAGCTTGCAAAGCAAGTATCGGCTGCCACAAAGCTAAACCCACAATATTATGGAAGTGCATTTACTGGTTATAAGAGCCTTATGGCTAATATGGAAACCAGTACACAAGATTTATTAAAATATTATAAAGACGAGTATTCTGAAAATGATTTATTTCAAAACTTAACGCTATCACTTCCGAAAAAAACTCAGTTTGTAACGTATGAAGAAGCAGTGCAATTTAGAGGCAAGTTTGATCCAAACCATGATGTTATTTTAAATGGCGAAAAAGTTAAGCCGTCCGAAAAAGGTGGATTCAGCGTTTGGGTTAATTTGGAGGTTGGCGTGAATAAAATTGTGATGGAGCATAAAGGTGAAAAGCAAACCTTTACGATTGAACGTCAAGTAATACCAATTAAATCAGTCAGCCCAACAAAGGCAATGAAAGTTGCCGGCGGATCTACTATTGAGATTAACGTTATGGCTTATAAAGGTGCAAAAGTAACAGCAACTTTAGGTGGAAAAACAATAACGTTAGCCGAAGGTGGTGCCGGTGAAGATAACGAAGTGGATTCCACATATAGAAACTTCCAAGGAAGTATTACTGTTGGAGCTGCTAAAAATAAAGAGCAAAATATAGGTGCAATTTCTGTAAAAGGTACTTTTAAAATGTACTCCAAAACCTTGACCGGTTCTACAATTACAATAGATAAGATTCCAGATGATGTTGATCCTGATGCAGCTACAGGAAAAGTATTGCCTCATGCAGTTGTAACACAAAGATATGCAAATACGTATCCATATCTAACAACACCAGGTTATCCACAAGCAATTCTTTATCAGTTGCCATCCGGTACACAAGATATAGTTGAAAGTGTAAACGGCGATTTTGTGAATTTGCGATCAGGTAAAACTGTGAAACGTGGAGCTGTATCTATTCAAGATATTGCTTTTGAAGGTAATAATGCAATTACAGCAATGACTGCAGGTGTAGAAGGCGGTGATACCGTTATCCGTGCAACAATGAGTTGGAAAGCACCATTCAGTATACTTCCAAATCCATATCCAACAGATCCAAGTCAAACCAAAAACTATTCATTTAGTTCAAACCAGATTATATTGTTATTTGACTATACAACCGTTATTGATAAAAATGCGATAGCCGCAGTTACTAATAATATCACATCAAGCCCGTTATTTTCTGGCGCATCCTTTGAACGTGTTTTTAATCAAAGCAGACGAATTTTCCAATATAAATTAACACTCAACTTAAGTAAAGCGGGCAGTTATTATGGATGTCATGCAACATATGAGGGAAATACGTTAGTGCTACGTTTTAATAATCCGGCTTCGGGTGGTTCATTAGCCGGAATTACAATTGCAATTGACCCTGGACATGGGGGTAATGATAATGGTACCATGGCAGGTCAAGATACTGTTGAGAAGACAGTGAATCTAATTATGGCTGAAAAGGTTAAGGCAGAATTACAAGCTTTAGGAGCAAATGTAATTATGACACGTACGGGCGACAGTAACCCAAGTTTGGATCAACGTGTGTTGACTGCTCATAATAATCAAGTAGATATGATGATTAGTTGCCACCATAATTCAGCCGGCTCTAATGCCAGCGCTAATGGAGTTGAAACTTACTTTAATGCGCCGTTTTCTCAGCCATTAGCACAACATGTTCAAGCACGATTAGGACAACATTTGTATAATAGGGGCTTTAAATGCTCCGTTCCAAACTACAACTTTGTTGTAACAAGAGAAAAGCAATTTCCTTCTATTTTAATTGAGTATGGTTATTTATCTAATCCGGAAGAAGAGCAAAAAATTCTGGATCCAACCCATCAAGACAATATGGCAAAAGCAACAGCACAAGGTGTATTGGATTACTATAACGCATTACGTTAA
- a CDS encoding amidohydrolase family protein: MKTTEKNKTKSQKPMKIIDAHAHIFPEKIAEKAVASIGDFYDIPMRGNGTSEMLLKSGETIGVEKYLVCSTATKPQQVIPINDFIYDECQKHDEFVGFATLHPFMENIEQEIERILSLGFKGIKLHPDFQLFHIDDEKAMKMYKRVEGKLMILFHTGDDRYDYSRPTRLARVCDKFPDLKCIAAHFGGYQNWDEAYEAYDSQNIYMDTSSSLFQLNPEHALKMIDKFGVNQFFFGTDFPMWSHKQELDRLFNLNLSDEDLQSILYWNFYNTVLNDNR; this comes from the coding sequence TTGAAAACTACTGAAAAAAACAAAACCAAAAGCCAAAAACCAATGAAGATTATTGATGCTCATGCACATATTTTTCCCGAAAAGATTGCTGAAAAAGCAGTTGCTTCTATTGGCGATTTTTATGACATTCCAATGCGAGGAAACGGAACAAGTGAAATGCTTTTAAAAAGTGGCGAAACCATTGGCGTGGAAAAATATTTAGTATGTTCCACAGCAACAAAACCCCAGCAAGTCATTCCGATTAACGATTTTATTTACGATGAATGTCAAAAGCATGATGAATTTGTTGGCTTTGCAACGCTTCATCCATTTATGGAGAACATAGAGCAAGAAATTGAACGAATTTTATCGCTAGGGTTTAAAGGAATTAAACTTCATCCCGATTTTCAGTTGTTTCATATAGATGATGAAAAAGCAATGAAAATGTACAAACGTGTTGAAGGAAAGTTAATGATATTATTTCATACTGGGGATGACCGTTATGATTATTCTCGTCCGACTAGGTTAGCAAGAGTATGTGATAAATTTCCAGATTTAAAATGCATTGCTGCCCATTTTGGTGGCTACCAAAATTGGGATGAGGCTTACGAAGCATATGATAGTCAAAATATTTATATGGATACTTCAAGCTCATTGTTTCAATTGAATCCTGAACATGCTTTAAAAATGATTGATAAATTTGGAGTAAATCAATTTTTCTTTGGAACAGATTTCCCAATGTGGTCACATAAGCAAGAGCTAGACCGATTATTCAACTTAAATTTAAGCGATGAAGATTTACAATCTATTTTATATTGGAATTTTTATAATACAGTATTGAATGATAATAGATAA
- a CDS encoding OadG family protein: MELVDWGFSNAVVITGLVVVFAILILLVILCVMMGKVFQSVNNAKKGNSQNNSSVASVSSQGSVSIIDDGIGDDVVAAITAAIAVMMSSEGNARPFAVRSVKRARELRPAWNAAGISENTRPF, encoded by the coding sequence ATGGAATTAGTTGACTGGGGATTTTCAAATGCAGTAGTAATAACTGGACTAGTTGTTGTTTTTGCTATTCTAATTTTACTAGTTATTCTATGTGTTATGATGGGTAAAGTATTTCAATCAGTGAATAATGCTAAAAAAGGTAATTCACAAAATAATTCTTCTGTGGCAAGCGTGAGCTCACAAGGAAGCGTTAGTATAATTGATGATGGCATCGGAGATGATGTGGTTGCTGCAATTACTGCTGCAATAGCTGTAATGATGTCTTCTGAAGGTAATGCAAGACCTTTTGCAGTTAGAAGTGTTAAACGTGCAAGAGAGCTAAGACCAGCGTGGAATGCTGCAGGTATTAGCGAAAATACACGACCTTTTTAA
- a CDS encoding sodium ion-translocating decarboxylase subunit beta: MFDVFLETIQGLLNRSGIVNMTWQQGVMILISGLLMYLAIKKGYEPLLLLPIAFGMLLTNLPVADIFHMEYFVAKEVNYGEILHNGGLLDFLYLGVKLGIYPSLIFLGIGCMTDFGPLIANPKSFLLGAAAQAGIFVTFIGALGISALIPESAPEWLQGLRFTNEQAASIAIIGGADGPTAILVAKTLAPALLGSIAVAAYSYMALVPIIQPPIMKALTTKKERSVVMKQLRPVSKTEKIIFPIVVTLVICLIVPDATPLIGMFMLGNLMKESGAVDRLVKTAQNELMNIVTIFLGISVGATTKAEYFLNVKILGIIVLGLFAFCIGTAAGVLFGKLMYVFSKGQVNPLIGSAGVSAVPMAARVSQRVGAEANPVNFLLMHAMGPNVAGVIGSAVAAGVLLSIFA, from the coding sequence ATGTTTGATGTTTTTTTAGAGACGATACAAGGCCTTTTGAATAGGTCGGGCATAGTTAATATGACCTGGCAACAAGGTGTTATGATCTTAATTTCAGGGCTTCTTATGTATTTAGCGATAAAAAAAGGATATGAACCACTTTTACTATTACCAATTGCGTTTGGTATGCTATTAACCAATCTACCTGTAGCAGATATATTCCATATGGAATATTTTGTTGCCAAAGAGGTTAATTATGGCGAAATACTTCACAATGGCGGATTACTGGATTTTTTATATCTCGGTGTTAAATTGGGCATTTATCCATCACTTATTTTCCTAGGAATTGGCTGTATGACAGACTTCGGTCCGCTCATTGCAAATCCCAAAAGTTTCTTACTTGGCGCTGCTGCACAAGCAGGTATTTTCGTAACTTTTATTGGTGCACTTGGAATTAGCGCTTTAATTCCTGAATCTGCACCGGAATGGCTACAAGGTCTTCGTTTTACAAACGAACAAGCTGCATCCATTGCTATTATCGGTGGTGCAGATGGACCGACAGCAATTTTAGTTGCAAAAACATTAGCGCCGGCATTATTAGGTTCTATTGCAGTTGCCGCATATTCATATATGGCGTTGGTTCCAATTATCCAACCACCAATTATGAAAGCTTTAACTACAAAAAAAGAACGTTCAGTAGTAATGAAACAGCTCCGTCCGGTTTCCAAGACAGAGAAAATTATTTTCCCAATCGTCGTTACTTTAGTCATTTGTTTGATTGTTCCGGATGCTACTCCATTAATCGGAATGTTTATGCTTGGTAATCTAATGAAAGAATCTGGTGCGGTTGATCGTTTGGTAAAAACAGCTCAAAATGAGTTAATGAATATCGTTACTATTTTCTTAGGTATTTCTGTTGGTGCAACAACAAAAGCAGAATACTTTTTAAACGTTAAAATTCTAGGCATAATTGTTTTAGGTTTATTTGCATTCTGTATTGGTACAGCTGCAGGTGTGTTATTCGGAAAGCTAATGTATGTCTTTTCTAAAGGTCAAGTTAACCCATTGATTGGTTCTGCAGGTGTTTCAGCAGTTCCAATGGCTGCAAGAGTATCCCAAAGAGTTGGTGCGGAAGCTAACCCTGTTAACTTCTTATTAATGCATGCAATGGGCCCTAACGTAGCTGGTGTTATCGGTTCTGCGGTGGCAGCTGGTGTACTATTAAGCATATTTGCATAA
- a CDS encoding DUF6512 family protein produces the protein MENKKRILLFEIIGAIVIVIGAFLFHFLYELSGDNFIVGLFVATNESVFQHIKIVFVPFVLYSIIEYFCLNISFKKFFTAKSIAGLSVYALLIIFYYTYSGIIGYNIALIDIFSVFLYALISAYLGYRLLVTKRDITKWFWIVFPLYILALISLIVFTIWPPKINLFYDTMYKTYYPLKHK, from the coding sequence ATGGAAAACAAAAAACGAATTTTACTTTTTGAAATTATCGGTGCCATTGTAATAGTAATTGGTGCATTCTTGTTTCATTTTTTATATGAATTATCGGGAGACAATTTTATTGTAGGCCTATTTGTAGCTACAAACGAAAGCGTTTTCCAACATATAAAGATTGTATTTGTCCCATTTGTTCTTTATAGTATTATCGAATATTTTTGCCTTAATATTAGCTTTAAAAAGTTTTTTACAGCAAAATCAATTGCAGGGCTTTCTGTTTATGCTCTGCTCATTATTTTCTATTACACCTACTCGGGTATAATAGGCTATAATATCGCTCTTATAGACATCTTTTCCGTATTCCTATATGCTTTAATATCCGCTTATCTAGGCTATCGTCTTCTAGTCACAAAACGTGATATTACCAAATGGTTTTGGATTGTATTTCCTTTGTATATTCTTGCATTGATAAGCTTAATTGTTTTTACAATCTGGCCGCCAAAAATCAACTTATTTTATGATACGATGTATAAAACATATTACCCTTTAAAGCATAAATAA
- the rlmB gene encoding 23S rRNA (guanosine(2251)-2'-O)-methyltransferase RlmB → MEQTENIQNQDIISGRNAVIEALKSNRNIDAIYMTNGETQGSINKIKAMAREKGIVVKFTTNQKLDLMSEGTTHQGVVAVCPCADYATVEDILRISEQKGTSPFIIIADEIEDPHNLGALIRTAEACGADGIIIPKRRSASLSATVYKTSAGAASVLPVAKVSNLVSCIKDLKKQNIWVYGADIGGQLWCEHKYNGGVAIVIGSEGNGLGRLVKEECDFITTLPMYGNINSLNASVAGGILMYEVARQRLGK, encoded by the coding sequence ATGGAACAAACAGAGAATATTCAAAATCAAGACATCATTTCAGGTAGAAATGCAGTTATCGAAGCCCTAAAATCCAATCGTAATATCGATGCAATCTATATGACGAATGGTGAGACACAAGGCAGCATCAACAAAATTAAAGCAATGGCTCGTGAAAAAGGAATTGTTGTGAAATTCACTACAAATCAAAAATTGGATTTGATGAGTGAAGGAACAACACATCAAGGTGTAGTTGCTGTTTGTCCATGTGCTGACTACGCTACTGTTGAAGATATTTTAAGAATATCTGAGCAAAAAGGAACTTCTCCGTTTATTATTATTGCAGATGAAATCGAAGATCCACACAATTTAGGTGCGTTAATTCGTACAGCAGAAGCATGTGGTGCAGACGGCATTATTATTCCAAAGCGAAGAAGTGCATCCTTGTCAGCAACAGTTTATAAAACGAGTGCAGGTGCTGCTAGCGTTTTACCTGTTGCAAAAGTATCAAATTTGGTATCTTGCATTAAAGACCTTAAGAAGCAAAATATATGGGTATATGGTGCTGATATAGGTGGACAACTATGGTGCGAGCATAAATATAACGGCGGTGTGGCAATTGTTATTGGTTCCGAAGGAAACGGATTAGGCAGATTGGTAAAAGAAGAATGCGACTTTATCACCACATTACCAATGTACGGAAACATTAACTCATTAAATGCATCTGTAGCAGGTGGAATTTTAATGTATGAAGTGGCAAGACAACGTTTAGGAAAATAA